One region of Pongo pygmaeus isolate AG05252 chromosome 21, NHGRI_mPonPyg2-v2.0_pri, whole genome shotgun sequence genomic DNA includes:
- the SLC4A11 gene encoding solute carrier family 4 member 11 isoform X7, producing MAAATRRVFHLQPCENSPTMSQNGYFEDSTGSLGYYKCDTDDTFEAREEILGDEAFDTANSSIVSGESIRFFVNVNLEMEATNTAENEATSGGCVLLHTSRKYLKLKNFKEEIRAHRDLDGFLAQASIVLNETATSLDNVLRTMLRRFAQDPDNNEPNCNLDLLMAMLFTDSGAPMQGKVHLLSDTIQGVTATVTGVQYQQSWLCIICTMKALQKRHVCISRLVRPQNWGENSCEVRFVILVLAPPKMKSTKTAMEVARTFATMFSDIAFRQKLLETRTEEEFKEALVHQRQLLTMVSHGPVAPRMKERSTVSLPAHRHPEPPKCKDFVPFGKGIREDIARRFPLYPLDFTDGIIGKNKAVGKYITTTLFLYFACLLPSIAFGSLNDENTDGAIDVQKTIAGQSIGGLLYALFSGQPLVILLTTAPLALYIQVIRVICDDYDLDFNSFYAWTGLWNSFFLALYAFFNLSLVMSLFKRSTEEIIALFISVTFVLDAVKGMVKIFWKYYYGHYLDDYHTKRTSSLVSLSGLGASLNTSLHTALNASFLASPTELPSATHSGQATAVLSLLIMLGTLWLGYTLYQFKKSPYLHPCVREILSDCALPIAVLAFSLISSHGFQEIEMSKFRYNPSESPFAMAQIQSLSLRAISSAMGLGFLLSMLFFIEQNLVAALVNAPENRLVKGTAYHWDLLLLAIINTGLSLFGLPWIHAAYPHSPLHVRALALVEERVENGHIYDTIVNVKETRLTSLGASVLVGLSLLLLPVPLQWIPKPVLYGLFLYIALTSLDGNQLVQRVALLLKEQTAYPPTHYIRRVPQRKIHYFTGLQVLQLLLLCAFGMSSLPYMKMIFPLIMIAMIPIRYILLPRIIEAKYLDVMDAEHRP from the exons ATGGCCGCGGCCACCAGGCGCGTGTTCCATCTCCAGCCGTGCG AAAACTCTCCCACCATGTCGCAGAATGGATACTTTGAGGATTCAA CTGGGTCTCTAGGCTACTACAAGTGTGACACAGATGACACCTTCGAAGCCCGAGAGGAGATCCTGGGGGATGAGGCTTTCGACACTGCCAACTCCTCCATCGTGTCTGGCGAGAGTATCCGTTTTTTTGTCAATGTCAACCTTGAGATGGAGGCCACCAACACTG CAGAGAATGAAGCGACTTCCGGTGGCTGTGTGCTCCTGCACACCTCCCGAAAG TACCTGAAGTTAAAGAACTTCAAGGAAGAGATCCGTGCGCACCGCGATCTAGATGGCTTCCTGGCGCAGGCCAGCATCGTCCTGAACGAGACGGCCACCTCCCTGGATAACGTGCTGCGGACCATGCTTCGCCGCTTCGCCCAGGACCCTGATAACAACGAGCCCAACTGCAACCTGGACCTGCTCATGGCCATGCTCTTCACTGACTCCGGGGCACCCATGCAGGGTAAAG TCCACCTGCTGTCAGATACCATCCAAGGGGTCACCGCCACGGTGACAGGGGTGCAGTACCAGCAGTCGTGGCTCTGCATCAT CTGTACCATGAAGGCCCTACAGAAGCGGCACGTGTGCATCAGCCGCCTGGTTCGCCCACAGAACTGGGGGGAGAATTCCTGTGAGGTTCGGTTCGTCATCCTGGTGCTGGCCCCACCCAAGATG AAAAGCACTAAGACTGCGATGGAGGTGGCGCGCACATTTGCCACCATGTTCTCGGATATCGCCTTCCGCCAGAAGCTCCTGGAGACCCGCACAGAGGAGGAATTCAAGGAGGCCTTGGTGCATCAGAGACAGCTGCTCACCATGGTGAGCCACGGTCCAGTGGCGCCGAGGATGAAGGAACGCAGCACAGTCTCCCTCCCTGCCCACAGACACCCAGAG CCCCCAAAGTGCAAGGACTTTGTCCCTTTCGGGAAGGGCATCCGGGAGGACATCGCACGCAGGTTCCCCTTGTACCCCTTGGACTTCACTGATG GCATTATTGGGAAAAACAAGGCTGTGGGCAAATACATCACCACCACCCTGTTCCTCTACTTCGCCTGCCTCCTGCCCAGCATCGCTTTCGGGTCCCTCAATGACGAGAACACAGACGGGGCCATCG ACGTGCAGAAGACCATAGCCGGGCAGAGCATCGGGGGCCTGCTCTACGCGCTCTTCTCCGGGCAGCCATTGGTGATTCTGCTGACCACCGCGCCCCTGGCGCTCTACATCCAGG TGATTCGTGTCATCTGTGATGACTATGACCTGGACTTCAACTCCTTCTACGCGTGGACGGGCCTGTGGAACAGTTTCTTCCTCGCGCTTTATGCCTTTTTCAACCTCAGCCTGGTCATGAGTCTCTTCAAGAG GTCGACGGAGGAGATCATCGCCCTCTTCATTTCCGTCACGTTTGTGCTGGATGCTGTCAAGGGCATGGTTAAAA TCTTCTGGAAGTACTACTATGGGCATTACTTGGACGACTACCACACAAAAAGGACTTCATCCCTTGTCAGCCTGTCAGGCCTCGGTGCCAGCCTCAACACCAGCCTCCACACTGCCCTCAACGCCAGCTTCCTGGCCAGCCCCACGGAGCTGCCCTCGGCCACACACTCAGGCCAGGCGACTGCCGTGCTCAGCCTCCTCATCATGCTGGGCACGCTCTGGCTGGGCTACACCCTCTACCAATTCAAGAAGAG CCCCTACCTGCACCCCTGCGTGCGCGAGATCCTGTCCGACTGTGCCCTGCCCATCGCGGTGCTCGCCTTCTCCCTCATCAGCTCCCACGGCTTCCAGGAAATCGAGA TGAGCAAGTTCCGCTACAACCCCAGCGAGAGCCCCTTTGCGATGGCGCAGATCCAGTCGCTGTCCCTGAGGGCCATCAGCAGTGCCATGGGCCTCGGCTTCCTGCTGTCCATGCTCTTCTTCATCGAGCAAAACTTGGTGGCCGCCTTGGTGAATGCACCGGAGAACAG GCTGGTGAAGGGCACTGCCTACCACTGGGACCTCCTGCTCCTCGCCATCATCAACACAGGGCTGTCTCTGTTTGGGCTGCCTTGGATCCATGCCGCCTACCCCCACTCCCCGCTGCACGTGCGAGCCCTGGCCTTAGTGGAGGAGCGTGTGGAGAACGGGCACATCTATGACAC GATTGTGAACGTGAAGGAGACGCGGCTGACCTCGCTGGGCGCCAGCGTCCTGGTGGGCCTGTCCCTGTTGCTGCTGCCGGTCCCACTTCAGTGGATCCCCAAGCCCGTGCTCTATGGCCTCTTCCTCTACATAGCACTCACCTCCCTCGATGGCAACCAGCTCGTCCAGCGCGTGGCCCTGCTGCTCAAGGAGCAG ACTGCGTACCCCCCGACACACTACATCCGGAGGGTGCCCCAGAGGAAGATCCACTACTTCACAGGCCTGCAGGTGcttcagctgctgctgctgtgcgCCTTTGGCATGAGCTCCCTGCCCTACATGAAGATGATCTTTCCTCTCATCATGATCGCCATGATCCCTATCCG
- the SLC4A11 gene encoding solute carrier family 4 member 11 isoform X6, whose product MAAATRRVFHLQPCENSPTMSQNGYFEDSTAGSLGYYKCDTDDTFEAREEILGDEAFDTANSSIVSGESIRFFVNVNLEMEATNTENEATSGGCVLLHTSRKYLKLKNFKEEIRAHRDLDGFLAQASIVLNETATSLDNVLRTMLRRFAQDPDNNEPNCNLDLLMAMLFTDSGAPMQGKVHLLSDTIQGVTATVTGVQYQQSWLCIICTMKALQKRHVCISRLVRPQNWGENSCEVRFVILVLAPPKMKSTKTAMEVARTFATMFSDIAFRQKLLETRTEEEFKEALVHQRQLLTMVSHGPVAPRMKERSTVSLPAHRHPEPPKCKDFVPFGKGIREDIARRFPLYPLDFTDGIIGKNKAVGKYITTTLFLYFACLLPSIAFGSLNDENTDGAIDVQKTIAGQSIGGLLYALFSGQPLVILLTTAPLALYIQVIRVICDDYDLDFNSFYAWTGLWNSFFLALYAFFNLSLVMSLFKRSTEEIIALFISVTFVLDAVKGMVKIFWKYYYGHYLDDYHTKRTSSLVSLSGLGASLNTSLHTALNASFLASPTELPSATHSGQATAVLSLLIMLGTLWLGYTLYQFKKSPYLHPCVREILSDCALPIAVLAFSLISSHGFQEIEMSKFRYNPSESPFAMAQIQSLSLRAISSAMGLGFLLSMLFFIEQNLVAALVNAPENRLVKGTAYHWDLLLLAIINTGLSLFGLPWIHAAYPHSPLHVRALALVEERVENGHIYDTIVNVKETRLTSLGASVLVGLSLLLLPVPLQWIPKPVLYGLFLYIALTSLDGNQLVQRVALLLKEQTAYPPTHYIRRVPQRKIHYFTGLQVLQLLLLCAFGMSSLPYMKMIFPLIMIAMIPIRYILLPRIIEAKYLDVMDAEHRP is encoded by the exons ATGGCCGCGGCCACCAGGCGCGTGTTCCATCTCCAGCCGTGCG AAAACTCTCCCACCATGTCGCAGAATGGATACTTTGAGGATTCAA CAGCTGGGTCTCTAGGCTACTACAAGTGTGACACAGATGACACCTTCGAAGCCCGAGAGGAGATCCTGGGGGATGAGGCTTTCGACACTGCCAACTCCTCCATCGTGTCTGGCGAGAGTATCCGTTTTTTTGTCAATGTCAACCTTGAGATGGAGGCCACCAACACTG AGAATGAAGCGACTTCCGGTGGCTGTGTGCTCCTGCACACCTCCCGAAAG TACCTGAAGTTAAAGAACTTCAAGGAAGAGATCCGTGCGCACCGCGATCTAGATGGCTTCCTGGCGCAGGCCAGCATCGTCCTGAACGAGACGGCCACCTCCCTGGATAACGTGCTGCGGACCATGCTTCGCCGCTTCGCCCAGGACCCTGATAACAACGAGCCCAACTGCAACCTGGACCTGCTCATGGCCATGCTCTTCACTGACTCCGGGGCACCCATGCAGGGTAAAG TCCACCTGCTGTCAGATACCATCCAAGGGGTCACCGCCACGGTGACAGGGGTGCAGTACCAGCAGTCGTGGCTCTGCATCAT CTGTACCATGAAGGCCCTACAGAAGCGGCACGTGTGCATCAGCCGCCTGGTTCGCCCACAGAACTGGGGGGAGAATTCCTGTGAGGTTCGGTTCGTCATCCTGGTGCTGGCCCCACCCAAGATG AAAAGCACTAAGACTGCGATGGAGGTGGCGCGCACATTTGCCACCATGTTCTCGGATATCGCCTTCCGCCAGAAGCTCCTGGAGACCCGCACAGAGGAGGAATTCAAGGAGGCCTTGGTGCATCAGAGACAGCTGCTCACCATGGTGAGCCACGGTCCAGTGGCGCCGAGGATGAAGGAACGCAGCACAGTCTCCCTCCCTGCCCACAGACACCCAGAG CCCCCAAAGTGCAAGGACTTTGTCCCTTTCGGGAAGGGCATCCGGGAGGACATCGCACGCAGGTTCCCCTTGTACCCCTTGGACTTCACTGATG GCATTATTGGGAAAAACAAGGCTGTGGGCAAATACATCACCACCACCCTGTTCCTCTACTTCGCCTGCCTCCTGCCCAGCATCGCTTTCGGGTCCCTCAATGACGAGAACACAGACGGGGCCATCG ACGTGCAGAAGACCATAGCCGGGCAGAGCATCGGGGGCCTGCTCTACGCGCTCTTCTCCGGGCAGCCATTGGTGATTCTGCTGACCACCGCGCCCCTGGCGCTCTACATCCAGG TGATTCGTGTCATCTGTGATGACTATGACCTGGACTTCAACTCCTTCTACGCGTGGACGGGCCTGTGGAACAGTTTCTTCCTCGCGCTTTATGCCTTTTTCAACCTCAGCCTGGTCATGAGTCTCTTCAAGAG GTCGACGGAGGAGATCATCGCCCTCTTCATTTCCGTCACGTTTGTGCTGGATGCTGTCAAGGGCATGGTTAAAA TCTTCTGGAAGTACTACTATGGGCATTACTTGGACGACTACCACACAAAAAGGACTTCATCCCTTGTCAGCCTGTCAGGCCTCGGTGCCAGCCTCAACACCAGCCTCCACACTGCCCTCAACGCCAGCTTCCTGGCCAGCCCCACGGAGCTGCCCTCGGCCACACACTCAGGCCAGGCGACTGCCGTGCTCAGCCTCCTCATCATGCTGGGCACGCTCTGGCTGGGCTACACCCTCTACCAATTCAAGAAGAG CCCCTACCTGCACCCCTGCGTGCGCGAGATCCTGTCCGACTGTGCCCTGCCCATCGCGGTGCTCGCCTTCTCCCTCATCAGCTCCCACGGCTTCCAGGAAATCGAGA TGAGCAAGTTCCGCTACAACCCCAGCGAGAGCCCCTTTGCGATGGCGCAGATCCAGTCGCTGTCCCTGAGGGCCATCAGCAGTGCCATGGGCCTCGGCTTCCTGCTGTCCATGCTCTTCTTCATCGAGCAAAACTTGGTGGCCGCCTTGGTGAATGCACCGGAGAACAG GCTGGTGAAGGGCACTGCCTACCACTGGGACCTCCTGCTCCTCGCCATCATCAACACAGGGCTGTCTCTGTTTGGGCTGCCTTGGATCCATGCCGCCTACCCCCACTCCCCGCTGCACGTGCGAGCCCTGGCCTTAGTGGAGGAGCGTGTGGAGAACGGGCACATCTATGACAC GATTGTGAACGTGAAGGAGACGCGGCTGACCTCGCTGGGCGCCAGCGTCCTGGTGGGCCTGTCCCTGTTGCTGCTGCCGGTCCCACTTCAGTGGATCCCCAAGCCCGTGCTCTATGGCCTCTTCCTCTACATAGCACTCACCTCCCTCGATGGCAACCAGCTCGTCCAGCGCGTGGCCCTGCTGCTCAAGGAGCAG ACTGCGTACCCCCCGACACACTACATCCGGAGGGTGCCCCAGAGGAAGATCCACTACTTCACAGGCCTGCAGGTGcttcagctgctgctgctgtgcgCCTTTGGCATGAGCTCCCTGCCCTACATGAAGATGATCTTTCCTCTCATCATGATCGCCATGATCCCTATCCG
- the SLC4A11 gene encoding solute carrier family 4 member 11 isoform X5 produces the protein MAAATRRVFHLQPCENSPTMSQNGYFEDSTAGSLGYYKCDTDDTFEAREEILGDEAFDTANSSIVSGESIRFFVNVNLEMEATNTAENEATSGGCVLLHTSRKYLKLKNFKEEIRAHRDLDGFLAQASIVLNETATSLDNVLRTMLRRFAQDPDNNEPNCNLDLLMAMLFTDSGAPMQGKVHLLSDTIQGVTATVTGVQYQQSWLCIICTMKALQKRHVCISRLVRPQNWGENSCEVRFVILVLAPPKMKSTKTAMEVARTFATMFSDIAFRQKLLETRTEEEFKEALVHQRQLLTMVSHGPVAPRMKERSTVSLPAHRHPEPPKCKDFVPFGKGIREDIARRFPLYPLDFTDGIIGKNKAVGKYITTTLFLYFACLLPSIAFGSLNDENTDGAIDVQKTIAGQSIGGLLYALFSGQPLVILLTTAPLALYIQVIRVICDDYDLDFNSFYAWTGLWNSFFLALYAFFNLSLVMSLFKRSTEEIIALFISVTFVLDAVKGMVKIFWKYYYGHYLDDYHTKRTSSLVSLSGLGASLNTSLHTALNASFLASPTELPSATHSGQATAVLSLLIMLGTLWLGYTLYQFKKSPYLHPCVREILSDCALPIAVLAFSLISSHGFQEIEMSKFRYNPSESPFAMAQIQSLSLRAISSAMGLGFLLSMLFFIEQNLVAALVNAPENRLVKGTAYHWDLLLLAIINTGLSLFGLPWIHAAYPHSPLHVRALALVEERVENGHIYDTIVNVKETRLTSLGASVLVGLSLLLLPVPLQWIPKPVLYGLFLYIALTSLDGNQLVQRVALLLKEQTAYPPTHYIRRVPQRKIHYFTGLQVLQLLLLCAFGMSSLPYMKMIFPLIMIAMIPIRYILLPRIIEAKYLDVMDAEHRP, from the exons ATGGCCGCGGCCACCAGGCGCGTGTTCCATCTCCAGCCGTGCG AAAACTCTCCCACCATGTCGCAGAATGGATACTTTGAGGATTCAA CAGCTGGGTCTCTAGGCTACTACAAGTGTGACACAGATGACACCTTCGAAGCCCGAGAGGAGATCCTGGGGGATGAGGCTTTCGACACTGCCAACTCCTCCATCGTGTCTGGCGAGAGTATCCGTTTTTTTGTCAATGTCAACCTTGAGATGGAGGCCACCAACACTG CAGAGAATGAAGCGACTTCCGGTGGCTGTGTGCTCCTGCACACCTCCCGAAAG TACCTGAAGTTAAAGAACTTCAAGGAAGAGATCCGTGCGCACCGCGATCTAGATGGCTTCCTGGCGCAGGCCAGCATCGTCCTGAACGAGACGGCCACCTCCCTGGATAACGTGCTGCGGACCATGCTTCGCCGCTTCGCCCAGGACCCTGATAACAACGAGCCCAACTGCAACCTGGACCTGCTCATGGCCATGCTCTTCACTGACTCCGGGGCACCCATGCAGGGTAAAG TCCACCTGCTGTCAGATACCATCCAAGGGGTCACCGCCACGGTGACAGGGGTGCAGTACCAGCAGTCGTGGCTCTGCATCAT CTGTACCATGAAGGCCCTACAGAAGCGGCACGTGTGCATCAGCCGCCTGGTTCGCCCACAGAACTGGGGGGAGAATTCCTGTGAGGTTCGGTTCGTCATCCTGGTGCTGGCCCCACCCAAGATG AAAAGCACTAAGACTGCGATGGAGGTGGCGCGCACATTTGCCACCATGTTCTCGGATATCGCCTTCCGCCAGAAGCTCCTGGAGACCCGCACAGAGGAGGAATTCAAGGAGGCCTTGGTGCATCAGAGACAGCTGCTCACCATGGTGAGCCACGGTCCAGTGGCGCCGAGGATGAAGGAACGCAGCACAGTCTCCCTCCCTGCCCACAGACACCCAGAG CCCCCAAAGTGCAAGGACTTTGTCCCTTTCGGGAAGGGCATCCGGGAGGACATCGCACGCAGGTTCCCCTTGTACCCCTTGGACTTCACTGATG GCATTATTGGGAAAAACAAGGCTGTGGGCAAATACATCACCACCACCCTGTTCCTCTACTTCGCCTGCCTCCTGCCCAGCATCGCTTTCGGGTCCCTCAATGACGAGAACACAGACGGGGCCATCG ACGTGCAGAAGACCATAGCCGGGCAGAGCATCGGGGGCCTGCTCTACGCGCTCTTCTCCGGGCAGCCATTGGTGATTCTGCTGACCACCGCGCCCCTGGCGCTCTACATCCAGG TGATTCGTGTCATCTGTGATGACTATGACCTGGACTTCAACTCCTTCTACGCGTGGACGGGCCTGTGGAACAGTTTCTTCCTCGCGCTTTATGCCTTTTTCAACCTCAGCCTGGTCATGAGTCTCTTCAAGAG GTCGACGGAGGAGATCATCGCCCTCTTCATTTCCGTCACGTTTGTGCTGGATGCTGTCAAGGGCATGGTTAAAA TCTTCTGGAAGTACTACTATGGGCATTACTTGGACGACTACCACACAAAAAGGACTTCATCCCTTGTCAGCCTGTCAGGCCTCGGTGCCAGCCTCAACACCAGCCTCCACACTGCCCTCAACGCCAGCTTCCTGGCCAGCCCCACGGAGCTGCCCTCGGCCACACACTCAGGCCAGGCGACTGCCGTGCTCAGCCTCCTCATCATGCTGGGCACGCTCTGGCTGGGCTACACCCTCTACCAATTCAAGAAGAG CCCCTACCTGCACCCCTGCGTGCGCGAGATCCTGTCCGACTGTGCCCTGCCCATCGCGGTGCTCGCCTTCTCCCTCATCAGCTCCCACGGCTTCCAGGAAATCGAGA TGAGCAAGTTCCGCTACAACCCCAGCGAGAGCCCCTTTGCGATGGCGCAGATCCAGTCGCTGTCCCTGAGGGCCATCAGCAGTGCCATGGGCCTCGGCTTCCTGCTGTCCATGCTCTTCTTCATCGAGCAAAACTTGGTGGCCGCCTTGGTGAATGCACCGGAGAACAG GCTGGTGAAGGGCACTGCCTACCACTGGGACCTCCTGCTCCTCGCCATCATCAACACAGGGCTGTCTCTGTTTGGGCTGCCTTGGATCCATGCCGCCTACCCCCACTCCCCGCTGCACGTGCGAGCCCTGGCCTTAGTGGAGGAGCGTGTGGAGAACGGGCACATCTATGACAC GATTGTGAACGTGAAGGAGACGCGGCTGACCTCGCTGGGCGCCAGCGTCCTGGTGGGCCTGTCCCTGTTGCTGCTGCCGGTCCCACTTCAGTGGATCCCCAAGCCCGTGCTCTATGGCCTCTTCCTCTACATAGCACTCACCTCCCTCGATGGCAACCAGCTCGTCCAGCGCGTGGCCCTGCTGCTCAAGGAGCAG ACTGCGTACCCCCCGACACACTACATCCGGAGGGTGCCCCAGAGGAAGATCCACTACTTCACAGGCCTGCAGGTGcttcagctgctgctgctgtgcgCCTTTGGCATGAGCTCCCTGCCCTACATGAAGATGATCTTTCCTCTCATCATGATCGCCATGATCCCTATCCG
- the SLC4A11 gene encoding solute carrier family 4 member 11 isoform X8, with the protein MAAATRRVFHLQPCENSPTMSQNGYFEDSTGSLGYYKCDTDDTFEAREEILGDEAFDTANSSIVSGESIRFFVNVNLEMEATNTENEATSGGCVLLHTSRKYLKLKNFKEEIRAHRDLDGFLAQASIVLNETATSLDNVLRTMLRRFAQDPDNNEPNCNLDLLMAMLFTDSGAPMQGKVHLLSDTIQGVTATVTGVQYQQSWLCIICTMKALQKRHVCISRLVRPQNWGENSCEVRFVILVLAPPKMKSTKTAMEVARTFATMFSDIAFRQKLLETRTEEEFKEALVHQRQLLTMVSHGPVAPRMKERSTVSLPAHRHPEPPKCKDFVPFGKGIREDIARRFPLYPLDFTDGIIGKNKAVGKYITTTLFLYFACLLPSIAFGSLNDENTDGAIDVQKTIAGQSIGGLLYALFSGQPLVILLTTAPLALYIQVIRVICDDYDLDFNSFYAWTGLWNSFFLALYAFFNLSLVMSLFKRSTEEIIALFISVTFVLDAVKGMVKIFWKYYYGHYLDDYHTKRTSSLVSLSGLGASLNTSLHTALNASFLASPTELPSATHSGQATAVLSLLIMLGTLWLGYTLYQFKKSPYLHPCVREILSDCALPIAVLAFSLISSHGFQEIEMSKFRYNPSESPFAMAQIQSLSLRAISSAMGLGFLLSMLFFIEQNLVAALVNAPENRLVKGTAYHWDLLLLAIINTGLSLFGLPWIHAAYPHSPLHVRALALVEERVENGHIYDTIVNVKETRLTSLGASVLVGLSLLLLPVPLQWIPKPVLYGLFLYIALTSLDGNQLVQRVALLLKEQTAYPPTHYIRRVPQRKIHYFTGLQVLQLLLLCAFGMSSLPYMKMIFPLIMIAMIPIRYILLPRIIEAKYLDVMDAEHRP; encoded by the exons ATGGCCGCGGCCACCAGGCGCGTGTTCCATCTCCAGCCGTGCG AAAACTCTCCCACCATGTCGCAGAATGGATACTTTGAGGATTCAA CTGGGTCTCTAGGCTACTACAAGTGTGACACAGATGACACCTTCGAAGCCCGAGAGGAGATCCTGGGGGATGAGGCTTTCGACACTGCCAACTCCTCCATCGTGTCTGGCGAGAGTATCCGTTTTTTTGTCAATGTCAACCTTGAGATGGAGGCCACCAACACTG AGAATGAAGCGACTTCCGGTGGCTGTGTGCTCCTGCACACCTCCCGAAAG TACCTGAAGTTAAAGAACTTCAAGGAAGAGATCCGTGCGCACCGCGATCTAGATGGCTTCCTGGCGCAGGCCAGCATCGTCCTGAACGAGACGGCCACCTCCCTGGATAACGTGCTGCGGACCATGCTTCGCCGCTTCGCCCAGGACCCTGATAACAACGAGCCCAACTGCAACCTGGACCTGCTCATGGCCATGCTCTTCACTGACTCCGGGGCACCCATGCAGGGTAAAG TCCACCTGCTGTCAGATACCATCCAAGGGGTCACCGCCACGGTGACAGGGGTGCAGTACCAGCAGTCGTGGCTCTGCATCAT CTGTACCATGAAGGCCCTACAGAAGCGGCACGTGTGCATCAGCCGCCTGGTTCGCCCACAGAACTGGGGGGAGAATTCCTGTGAGGTTCGGTTCGTCATCCTGGTGCTGGCCCCACCCAAGATG AAAAGCACTAAGACTGCGATGGAGGTGGCGCGCACATTTGCCACCATGTTCTCGGATATCGCCTTCCGCCAGAAGCTCCTGGAGACCCGCACAGAGGAGGAATTCAAGGAGGCCTTGGTGCATCAGAGACAGCTGCTCACCATGGTGAGCCACGGTCCAGTGGCGCCGAGGATGAAGGAACGCAGCACAGTCTCCCTCCCTGCCCACAGACACCCAGAG CCCCCAAAGTGCAAGGACTTTGTCCCTTTCGGGAAGGGCATCCGGGAGGACATCGCACGCAGGTTCCCCTTGTACCCCTTGGACTTCACTGATG GCATTATTGGGAAAAACAAGGCTGTGGGCAAATACATCACCACCACCCTGTTCCTCTACTTCGCCTGCCTCCTGCCCAGCATCGCTTTCGGGTCCCTCAATGACGAGAACACAGACGGGGCCATCG ACGTGCAGAAGACCATAGCCGGGCAGAGCATCGGGGGCCTGCTCTACGCGCTCTTCTCCGGGCAGCCATTGGTGATTCTGCTGACCACCGCGCCCCTGGCGCTCTACATCCAGG TGATTCGTGTCATCTGTGATGACTATGACCTGGACTTCAACTCCTTCTACGCGTGGACGGGCCTGTGGAACAGTTTCTTCCTCGCGCTTTATGCCTTTTTCAACCTCAGCCTGGTCATGAGTCTCTTCAAGAG GTCGACGGAGGAGATCATCGCCCTCTTCATTTCCGTCACGTTTGTGCTGGATGCTGTCAAGGGCATGGTTAAAA TCTTCTGGAAGTACTACTATGGGCATTACTTGGACGACTACCACACAAAAAGGACTTCATCCCTTGTCAGCCTGTCAGGCCTCGGTGCCAGCCTCAACACCAGCCTCCACACTGCCCTCAACGCCAGCTTCCTGGCCAGCCCCACGGAGCTGCCCTCGGCCACACACTCAGGCCAGGCGACTGCCGTGCTCAGCCTCCTCATCATGCTGGGCACGCTCTGGCTGGGCTACACCCTCTACCAATTCAAGAAGAG CCCCTACCTGCACCCCTGCGTGCGCGAGATCCTGTCCGACTGTGCCCTGCCCATCGCGGTGCTCGCCTTCTCCCTCATCAGCTCCCACGGCTTCCAGGAAATCGAGA TGAGCAAGTTCCGCTACAACCCCAGCGAGAGCCCCTTTGCGATGGCGCAGATCCAGTCGCTGTCCCTGAGGGCCATCAGCAGTGCCATGGGCCTCGGCTTCCTGCTGTCCATGCTCTTCTTCATCGAGCAAAACTTGGTGGCCGCCTTGGTGAATGCACCGGAGAACAG GCTGGTGAAGGGCACTGCCTACCACTGGGACCTCCTGCTCCTCGCCATCATCAACACAGGGCTGTCTCTGTTTGGGCTGCCTTGGATCCATGCCGCCTACCCCCACTCCCCGCTGCACGTGCGAGCCCTGGCCTTAGTGGAGGAGCGTGTGGAGAACGGGCACATCTATGACAC GATTGTGAACGTGAAGGAGACGCGGCTGACCTCGCTGGGCGCCAGCGTCCTGGTGGGCCTGTCCCTGTTGCTGCTGCCGGTCCCACTTCAGTGGATCCCCAAGCCCGTGCTCTATGGCCTCTTCCTCTACATAGCACTCACCTCCCTCGATGGCAACCAGCTCGTCCAGCGCGTGGCCCTGCTGCTCAAGGAGCAG ACTGCGTACCCCCCGACACACTACATCCGGAGGGTGCCCCAGAGGAAGATCCACTACTTCACAGGCCTGCAGGTGcttcagctgctgctgctgtgcgCCTTTGGCATGAGCTCCCTGCCCTACATGAAGATGATCTTTCCTCTCATCATGATCGCCATGATCCCTATCCG